The following proteins are co-located in the Vigna unguiculata cultivar IT97K-499-35 chromosome 9, ASM411807v1, whole genome shotgun sequence genome:
- the LOC114162577 gene encoding uncharacterized protein LOC114162577 isoform X2, with protein sequence MGSLMAGWNSPTLDPESASIERNRSLTKEQIDAYWKTKEKTESEHIRAISELSGTIQTHKFDDSENSGMSSTVALNRIKKPLNMDVDEKSLKKFVKKNCWYIMLPVVDQEQLGISE encoded by the exons ATGGGTTCTCTTATGGCAGGATGGAACTCTCCAACCTTAGATCCTGAATCAG CTTCAATTGAGAGGAATCGATCACTCACAAAAGAACAAATTGATGCTTACTGGAAAACAAAAGAGAAGACCGAGTCAGAACACATTCGGGCTATTTCTGAATTATCTGGAACTATTCAG ACCCACAAATTCGATGATTCAGAGAATTCTGGTATGTCAAGTACCGTGGCCTTGAACCGCATAAAGAAGCCCTTGAACATGGATGTTGATGAGAAAAGTTTGAAGAAGTTTGTGAAGAAAAATTGCTGGTATATTATGTTACCTGTG GTGGACCAAGAGCAGCTCGGCATTTCTGAATGA
- the LOC114195877 gene encoding uncharacterized protein LOC114195877, with protein MGERTLVPIFVFWTFLTIITPTLILLSENSKADLDLNGQDPLRNITEGVKQGRMIRHTHRENYIIKTAPKDTKFEEESAPAPEPLPTTATVTPTVSLSHQNRTLKHNTTHARIEHLKVKQTNIR; from the exons ATGGGTGAAAGAACTCTCGTTCCAATTTTCGTCTTCTGGACTTTCCTTACAATAATAACTCCCACACTCATTCTTTTGTCAGAGAATTCAAAGGCAGACCTCGATTTAAATGGTCAAGACCCTTTAA GAAATATAACTGAGGGAGTGAAACAAGGAAGAATGATTCGGCACACACACAGAGAAAATTACATCATAAAAACAGCACCAAAGGATACCAAGTTTGAAGAGGAATCAGCACCAGCCCCAGAACCATTACCAACTACTGCTACAGTTACTCCAACTGTGTCACTCTCACATCAGAATCGTACTCTTAAACACAATACAACCCATGCCAGAATAGAACACCTCAAAGtcaaacaaacaaatatcaGATAA
- the LOC114196210 gene encoding proline-rich receptor-like protein kinase PERK10: protein MTGKNQQCGFRIPWITGPSTESHSPPKRKSKSRPPFRPPGIASTQSRPPPKTKPQQVSDSLPSSHSPAPSVTIDSPPSTPTPSNPNAKEFELDTTPTQNFNAPLEIPTEPHHPKSNANPIERKMMFSTSTPSAKDTKLVASASTSANPTSRNVSTISLSDEENPAKDDGDDDDISALNPTLNVDDKTVSVVTLAGDNRGVTMHVAGSHSTRPNPEGKKSTSTEKDEAGKTYVNSNIQSINNSIMSHGTITGRDPGVRVILPDVKEPCLEKPKAEMSINRVERVPYRPVVRRRCLRGLFLEPSDSEPDNPHKPRRHGCKFRCGDNSNDKDSAMG from the coding sequence ATGACAGGAAAAAACCAGCAATGTGGTTTTAGGATCCCTTGGATCACAGGTCCTTCCACTGAATCTCATTCTCCTCCAAAACGAAAATCAAAATCTCGACCACCGTTTCGTCCTCCTGGAATAGCCTCTACCCAATCACGGCCTCCTCCAAAAACTAAACCTCAACAAGTCTCGGATTCTCTTCCATCATCACACTCACCAGCACCTTCTGTCACCATTGATTCGCCACCATCAACTCCAACACCTTCGAACCCAAATGCGAAGGAATTTGAGTTGGATACTACTCCTACTCAGAATTTCAACGCCCCTTTGGAAATACCAACCGAACCCCACCACCCTAAATCCAACGCCAACCCCatagagagaaagatgatgttTTCCACCTCGACTCCTAGCGCGAAAGACACGAAGCTCGTGGCATCAGCTTCAACATCAGCAAATCCAACGAGCAGGAACGTTTCAACTATATCATTATCCGACGAGGAAAATCCCGCCAAGgatgatggtgatgatgatgacatTTCAGCTCTCAACCCGACACTGAACGTGGACGACAAAACGGTGAGTGTGGTAACTCTGGCCGGTGACAACAGAGGAGTGACAATGCACGTGGCGGGTTCTCACTCAACTAGGCCCAATCCCGAAGGGAAGAAGAGCACATCCACGGAGAAAGACGAAGCGGGTAAGACATACGTTAACAGTAACATTCAGAGCATCAACAATTCGATCATGTCCCATGGCACCATCACTGGAAGAGACCCTGGTGTTCGTGTTATTCTCCCTGATGTGAAAGAACCGTGCTTGGAAAAACCCAAGGCCGAAATGAGCATAAACCGGGTTGAGAGGGTCCCTTACAGGCCCGTGGTTCGAAGAAGATGTCTGAGGGGACTTTTTCTTGAACCGAGTGACTCCGAACCTGATAACCCTCACAAACCTCGCCGCCATGGTTGTAAGTTTAGATGTGGGGACAATTCAAATGATAAGGACTCTGCAATGGGATAA
- the LOC114162577 gene encoding uncharacterized protein LOC114162577 isoform X1: MGSLMAGWNSPTLDPESASIERNRSLTKEQIDAYWKTKEKTESEHIRAISELSGTIQTHKFDDSENSGMSSTVALNRIKKPLNMDVDEKSLKKFVKKNCWWTKSSSAFLNEPPVIEASSNNYASQFHVANVRSTKFKTGNEISAS; encoded by the exons ATGGGTTCTCTTATGGCAGGATGGAACTCTCCAACCTTAGATCCTGAATCAG CTTCAATTGAGAGGAATCGATCACTCACAAAAGAACAAATTGATGCTTACTGGAAAACAAAAGAGAAGACCGAGTCAGAACACATTCGGGCTATTTCTGAATTATCTGGAACTATTCAG ACCCACAAATTCGATGATTCAGAGAATTCTGGTATGTCAAGTACCGTGGCCTTGAACCGCATAAAGAAGCCCTTGAACATGGATGTTGATGAGAAAAGTTTGAAGAAGTTTGTGAAGAAAAATTGCTG GTGGACCAAGAGCAGCTCGGCATTTCTGAATGAACCGCCAGTGATTGAAGCTTCTTCCAACAACTATGCTTCACAGTTTCACGTAGCTAACGTGAgatcaacaaaatttaaaaccgGAAATGAAATTAGTGCTTCATGA
- the LOC114195876 gene encoding isoflavone reductase-like protein, translating into MAEKSKILIIGGTGYIGKHVVEASAKAGHPTFALVRESTVSDKAELINHFKDLGVNLVHGDLYDHENLVKAIKQVDVVISTVGHQQLADQVKIIAAIKKAGNVKRFFPSEFGVDVDRVHAVEPAKSAFATKAQIRRSIEAEGIPYTYVATNYFAGYFLPTLAQPGVFAPPPPKDKVIILGDGNPKAIFNKEEDIGTYTIRAVDDPRTLNKILYLRPPQNIYSFNELVALWEKKIGKTVEKIYVPEEKLLKDIEESPIPINVILSINHSAFVKGDHTNFEIEPSFGVEASELYPDVKYTTVEEFLSQFA; encoded by the exons ATGGCTGAGAAAAGCAAGATTCTGATCATCGGAGGCACCGGCTACATCGGTAAACATGTTGTGGAAGCAAGCGCAAAGGCTGGCCATCCAACTTTTGCTCTGGTGAGGGAATCAACCGTCTCCGACAAGGCTGAACTCATCAACCATTTTAAGGATTTGGGTGTTAATCTGGTCCAT GGGGATCTGTATGATCATGAAAACTTGGTGAAAGCCATAAAGCAGGTAGATGTGGTCATATCCACCGTGGGTCACCAGCAACTTGCCGATCAGGTCAAGATCATCGCTGCCATTAAGAAGGCCGGCAAcgttaag AGGTTTTTCCCTTCTGAATTTGGGGTGGACGTGGATCGTGTGCATGCAGTGGAACCAGCAAAATCTGCTTTCGCAACCAAAGCCCAAATTCGGCGTAGCATTGAAGCAGAAGGAATCCCCTATACGTACGTTGCCACCAACTACTTCGCCGGCTACTTTCTGCCAACGTTAGCTCAACCAGGAGTCTTCGCTCCACCTCCACCTAAAGACAAAGTCATTATCCTCGGCGATGGAAATCCTAAAG CAATTTTCAACAAGGAAGAGGACATCGGAACCTACACCATCAGAGCCGTGGATGACCCCAGGACATTGAACAAGATTCTCTACCTCAGGCCCCCTCAGAACATTTACTCGTTCAACGAGCTTGTGGCCTTGTGGGAGAAGAAGATTGGGAAGACCGTCGAAAAGATTTATGTGCCAGAGGAGAAGCTTCTCAAGGACATTGAAG AGTCTCCTATTCCAATCAATGTGATATTATCAATCAACCACTCTGCATTTGTGAAGGGTGACCACACCAACTTTGAGATTGAACCCTCTTTTGGGGTTGAGGCTTCTGAGTTGTACCCCGATGTCAAGTACACCACCGTGGAAGAATTCCTTAGCCAGTTCGCTTGA
- the LOC114162578 gene encoding uncharacterized protein LOC114162578, with protein sequence MGSLMAGWDSPTLDPQSALIERNRSLTKEEINAFWTAKKETELEHLKAISKLSQTIQAHAFNDSDHPQNVDKNSLEQLMNKSCWWTKSRWAFLNEPPLMEGSSNNYVSQFDVAKLGSSKTNTTNGVRA encoded by the exons ATGGGTTCTCTTATGGCAGGATGGGACTCTCCAACCTTGGATCCTCAATCAG CATTAATAGAGAGGAATCGATCGCTCACCAAAGAAGAAATTAATGCTTTCTGGACAGCGAAGAAGGAGACAGAGTTAGAACACCTCAAAGCTATTTCCAAATTATCTCAGACTATTCAG GCCCACGCATTCAACGATTCAGATCATCCTCAGAATGTTGACAAAAACAGTTTGGAGCAGCTTATGAACAAAAGTTGCTG GTGGACTAAGAGCAGGTGGGCATTTCTAAATGAACCACCATTGATGGAAGGTTCTTCCAACAACTATGTTTCACAGTTTGATGTGGCTAAGTTGGGATCATCGAAAACTAATACCACAAATGGAGTTAGAGCGTGA